The following DNA comes from Mycobacterium sp. MS1601.
GCAGCAGATGTCCAATTTGCCGCGGCTGGTGGCACACGAGTCCTACCCCGGACATCACACCGAGCACTGCCGCAAAGAAGCGGGCCTGGTGGAAAAGCAGGGGCAGCTGGAGCAGACGATCTTCCTGGTCAACACCCCGCAGTGCCTGATGGCCGAAGGACTGGCCGACTTGGCGCTGTACGCGGCGGTGGGGCCCGGGTGGGGAGCATGGGCGACGGAGATCTACGCCGACCTGGGGTTGACGTTCGACGGGGAGCGGGCCGAGGCCATCTCCGAGGCGTCGGCGCAATTGGCCGACGTCCGCCAGGACGCCGCGCTGATGCTGCACGACGAGCACCGCGACGCCGACGACGTGGCCGCCTTCTTGCAGCGCTGGCTGCTGGTCAACGACGCCCGCGCCCGCCAGGCGCTGCGCTTCCTGTCCTCACCGCTGTGGCGTGCCTACACCAGCACCTACATCGAGGGTTACCGGCTGTTGCGGGGCTGGCTGGACGCCCGGCCCGCCGAGGTGAGCCTGAGCGCACAGTTCACCCGGTTGCTCGACGAACCGCTGATCCCGTCCAGCCTGCGAGCGGCGTGACTAGCGGCTTCTCCCGCGGGATAGGCTGGGCGGCATGAGTGTCGAGTCCGATTCGTACGTGGCCCCGGGGGCCGACTACGCCGCCACCGCCAGCGAGGCATACCAGGCCGCGCTGCGCGTCATCGAGTCCGTCGAACCCCGGGTTGCCGACGCCACCCGCAAAGAGCTTGCCGATCAACGTGATTCGCTGAAGCTCATAGCCAGCGAGAACTATGCCTCGCCTGCGGTGCTGCTGACCATGGGCACCTGGTTCTCCGACAAGTACGCCGAGGGCACCGTCGGGCACCGGTTCTACGCGGCCTGCCAGAACGTCGACACCGTGGAGGCGCTGGCCGCCGAACACGCCCGTGAGCTGTTCGGGGCCCCGTACGCCTACGCACAACCGCACTCCGGCATCGACGCCAACCTGGTGGCCTACTGGGCCATTCTGGCGGCCAAAGTCGAAGCGCCGGGCCTGGCTGACCTGGGCGCCAAGCACGTCAACGACCTGTCGGAAGCGGACTGGGAGAGCCTGCGGGCCAAGCTGGGCAACCAGCGGCTGCTGGGTATGTCCCTGGACACCGGCGGTCATCTCACGCACGGATTCCGGCCCAACATCTCCGGCAAGATGTTCCACCAACGCCAGTACGGCACCGACCCCGAGACCGGTCTGCTGGACTACGACGCGGTGGCCGCCGCTGCTCGCGAATTCAAGCCGCTTGTGCTGGTGGCCGGCTACTCCGCCTACCCGCGCCGGGTGAACTTCGCCAAGATGCGTGAGATCGCCGACGAGGTGGGCGCGGTCCTGTTCGTCGACATGGCACACTTCGCCGGCCTGGTGGCGGGCAAGGTCTTCACCGGTGACGAGAACCCGGTGCCGCACGCGCACATCACGACGACGACGACACACAAGTCGCTGCGTGGTCCGCGCGGTGGTCTGGTGCTGGCCACCGAGGAGTTCGCCCCGTTCGTCGACAAGGGCTGCCCGATGGTGCTCGGCGGTCCGCTGTCACATGTGATGGCCGCCAAAGCCGTGGCGCTGGCCGAGGCCCGTGCGCCGGAGTTCGCCGTGTACGCGCAGCGGGTGGCCGACAACGCCAAGGCGCTGGCCGACGGGTTCCTCAAGCGCGGCGCCAAGTTGGTCACCGGCGGCACCGACAACCACCTCGTGCTGCTGGACGTCACCTCGTTCGGCCTCACCGGCCGCCAGGCCGAAAGCGCCCTGCTGGACTCCGGTGTGGTGACCAACCGCAACGCCGTCCCCAACGACCCGAACGGCGCGTGGTACACCAGCGGTATCCGGTTCGGATCGCCCGCGCTGACCAGCCGCGGTTTCGGCGCCGACGACTTCGACCGGGTGGCGGAGTTGGTTGTCGAGGTCCTCTCCCACACTCAACCGGAGGGAACCTCGAAGGCGAAGTACTCCATCGCCGACGGAGTTGCGGCGAAGGTGCACGCTGCGGCGTCCGAGCTGCTGGCCGCCAACCCGCTGTATCCGGGCCTGCAGTTGTAATTTGCCGTTGATTGACATCGCGGTCAATTAGCTTGCAGTTACGTCATTCTTGTGTGAGATGAATCATTTGCTGTATGCCGCTATCGGCGCACGTGGGACAGTACGCTCTTCGAAGTTAGATTCAACTGGACCCGAAGGTGCTTCGTGCGATGCGTCCCTATCTCACCGCTGGATTCGTCGTGTTCGGCGCTGCCCTCGGCGCCGGGGCCGTCTCGGTTGTGACCCCGGAACCGGATACTCAGGTGGTCGTCGGTGTGTCCGCGGCCGACGAGCCGTTACCGCCGCCGCCTGCCGCTGTCGAAACGCTGATCCGCCCGGTTCCGGCGCCCGAGACCGTCGCCCCCGTGACCTCCGTCGTCACCCCGGTGGCACCAACCCCTCCGGTGGAGCGAACCCCCGTGAAGTGGGCGTTCACCCCGAATGACATCCGCACCTCCGTGGTCTCGGGCCGGTCGGACACCGCCGCCGAGACGTCGTCGCCGTCGGGATCGGGAGGCGTGGGGTTCACCGCCGATCTTCGTCCGTTGCAGTCCGGCGGCATCGCAGCCGACGTGGCTGCCTCGTCGGAGGAGTTGATGCGCCAGTCCCGCAAGACCGTCGACGACGTAGTGTCGGTGGTCCGTCCCCCCGCCCCGAATTCAGGGACCTAAGTCCTCAGTTCGTCAGACACGCTGGCTGCGATTTCAGGGAAAGTGTTAACTCGGGTTACGGTTAACTCATGGCTGAAACACCTGTCGCCAACACCCTGACGCTGGAGCTCGAGCCGGTTGTTGCGGAGAACTACCAGCGACACGTCGACTCCGCCCATGAGTGGTTCGCCCACGACTACGTGCCCTTCGACCAGGGCAAGAACTTCGCGTTCCTCGGTGGCACCGACTGGGACCAATCCGAGGTCACGCTACCCAAGCACATCGTCGACGCCCTCGAGATCCTGCTCATCACCAAGGACAACCTCGCCGCCTACCACCGCGAACTCGTCGAGCACTTCATCCTGGAGTGGAAGTGGGGCCGCTGGCTGGGCCGGTGGACCGCCGAGGAGCACCTGCACGCCGTGGTGCTCCGCAACTACCTGGTGGTCACCCGCAACTGCGATCCCACCGCCAACGAGGATGTGCGCGTCGAGCACGTCATGAAGGGCTACCGGGCCGACCAGTTCAGCCAGATCGAGACCCTGGTGTTCATGGCGCTGTTCGAGCGCGAACACGCTGTGTTCTGTCGCCGGCTGGCCGAGCAGATCGAGGACCCGGTGCTCAAGGGCATGGTCGAGAAAATTGCGATCGACGAGGAACGTCACGAGCTGTTCTTCTCCAACCTGGTGCGGTGGTGCCTGGAGTTCGACGACGTCGAGACCATCCGGGCCATTGCTGCTCGCGCTGCCGCGCTGCAGGTGCCCGGCGCCGACATCGACGCCTACGCCGACAAGCGGGCGCTGGTGGCCGACTCCGGGATTTTCGGTCCTGACCAGCTGCGACAGGTGATCTCCGACGAGATCGTGGCGCTGGGTCTGGGCGACGAGCCCCAACTGGCCGAATTCGTAACGCGCTAGCCATATTGAGGTGCGGCGCGCCTGCTGAGCGAGATCCCCGCAACGGGGGTAGCGTCGCACTCGATGGCCAGCAACTTGCTTCGCTATCCGGGCGGTACTCCCGTAGCTACTACGGCAGGGCCGGCCCGGCCCTGGTGCCGCAGCGCCCGCTGAAATATCTCCGCGGGGCCGCGCGGAGTCGAGGAGCGCCACGTGACAAATTCGCTGGTTCGGACGTACGTGCTCGACACGTCTGTTTTGCTCTCGGATCCCTGGGCCTGCACCAGGTTTGCCGAACATGAAGTAATAGTGCCGCTGGTGGTGATCAGCGAGTTGGAAGCCAAACGCCATCACCATGAATTGGGCTGGTTCGCCCGCCAGGCACTGCGCATGTTCGACGATCTCCGACTGGAGCACGGACGCCTCGACCAGCCCATTCCTGTTGGGACACAGGGTGGCACGTTGCAAGTCGAACTGAACCACAGCGATCCCAGCGTGTTGCCGATGGGTTTTCGGACCGAGACCAACGACGCCCGTATCCTCACCTGCGCAGCCAATCTGGCCGCTGAGGGCAAGCTCGTCACCTTGGTCAGCAAGGACATCCCGCTGCGCGTCAAGGCCGGCGCGGTGGGGCTGGCGGCCGACGAGTACCACGCCCAGGACGTGGTGACCTCGGGCTGGACCGGGATGGCAGAACTGGACGTGGCCGCCGAGGACATCGACAGCATGTTCACCGACGGCGAGATCGACCTGGAGTCGGCGCGAGATCTGCCGTGCCACACCGGCGTTCGGTTGCTGGGCGGCAGCTCCAGCGCGCTGGGCCGCGTGAATCCCGACAAGCGTGTGCAGTTGGTCCGTGGTGACCGCGAAGTGTTCGGCCTCCGGGGAAGGTCGGCCGAACAGCGCGTGGCACTGGATCTGCTGCTCGACGAGTCGGTGGGCATCGTGTCCCTCGGCGGCAAGGCGGGTACCGGCAAGTCGGCTCTGGCGCTGTGCGCGGGCCTGGAGGCGGTGCTCGAGCGCCGCACCCAGCGCAAGGTCGTGGTGTTCCGGCCGCTGTACGCGGTGGGCGGCCAGGATCTCGGCTACCTGCCCGGCAGCGAGAGCGACAAGATGGGGCCCTGGGCGCAGGCCGTTTTCGACACCCTCGAGGGTCTGGCCAGCCCGGCCGTGCTCGAAGAGGTGCTCAGCCGCGGCATGCTGGAAGTGCTGCCGCTGACCCACATTCGCGGCCGGTCACTGCACGACTCGTTTGTGATCGTCGACGAAGCGCAGTCGCTGGAGCGCAACGTGCTGCTGACCGTGCTCTCCCGCCTGGGCAGTGGTTCGCGGGTGGTGCTCACCCACGACGTGGCCCAGCGCGACAACCTGCGGGTGGGCCGGCACGACGGTGTGGCCGCGGTGATCGAGAAGCTGAAGGGGCACCCGCTGTTCGCGCACATCACCCTGCTGCGCAGCGAGCGGTCGCCGATCGCCGCCCTGGTCACCGAGATGCTGGAGGAGATCAGCCCCGGCGCGCTGCCGTGAGTCTGCGATTTGGGCGTGATTCCGGTCGCTCAGCGGTTGGAATCACGCCCAAATCCCTCGTGGTTCTGCTGGCGGTGATGCTGTGGCTGGCCCCGACGGCTGCGGCGGACGACGTCGACTGTTCGGTGCACAAATGTGTGGCGCTGACGTTCGATGACGGGCCCGGCCCGTACACCGACCGACTGCTTCAGGTGCTGGCTGCTGACGACGCCCGGGCCACCTTCTTCCTGGTGGGTGACAAGGTGGCCGCAGATCCTTTGGCAGCCAAGAGAATTGCCGATGCGGGGATGGAGATCGGCAATCACACCTGGAGCCATCCCGACCTGACGACCCTTCCCGCAGCCGAGGTCGCCGCGCAGCTGAGTTCGACCACCGACGCGCTGGTGCAGGCGACCGGCGTGCGGCCCGCTGTGATGCGACCCGGTTTCGGGATGATCAACGACGCGGTCCTGGCCGAGGTCGGGCGCCAGGGGATGGCGGCGATCAACTGGGACGTGGTGCCCTATGACTGGATCAACGACACCGACATCGCGGCGTCACGCGCAATCCTGATGGAACAGATCAGACCCGGCTCGGTGGTGCTGCTGCACGACACCTTCGCCTCCACCGTCGACCTGGTGGCGCAGTTCCTGCCGGTGTTGCGCGCCAACGGGTATCACCTCGTCACCGTCAGTGATCTCCTGGGACCACGCGTCCCCGGCAGCAACTACGGTGGCCGGGACAACGGTCCGCCGGCGCGCGTGCTACAAGACATGCCATGACGGCCGAATCCGCCTTCGCCCTGACACTGCTGGTGCTGGCGTACGCAGTGGTGTCCGGAATCGTGGTCAAGTGGTACGTCGCGCCAGCCTTGATCTTCGTGGTCGCCGGCCTCGGACTCGGTCCGTTCGGCCTGAATGTCATCGAAGTCGATTACGACGCAGGTACATTCACCATCCTGGCGCAGTTGGCGCTGACCGTGATCCTGTTCAATCAGGCAGCGGAACTGGACCTGCGCAACGTGCTGCGGCGCGGCCACTTCAGCCTCCGGTTGATCCTCGTGGGAATTCCACTGACTTTGGTCATGGGCACAGTCACCGCGTTGTTGATCCTGCCGGTCATGCCGGTGTGGGAGGCCGTGTGCCTGGCAGCGATCGTCGCGCCGTCCGAGGTGGCTCTGATCGAGGCGCTACTGGAGGACCGCCGGATCCCGGAATCCGTCCGCCATGCAATGTCGATGGAAAGCGGCTGCTACGACGGATTCGCACTCGCTGCCCTGTTCGCCGGATTGGCCCTGGCGACAGATCGTTCCGAGGCCGACACCCCCGGATGGGGCTGGTTCCTGATCAAGGCGGAGTTCCTGTCGTTGGGGGCAGGTGCACTGGTCGGATTGCTCGGCGGCCTGGCCGTGGCCAGCTCCTACCGACGGGGCTGGATCAGTGAGATCTGGGCGCAGTTGGCGACGCTGGCACTGGCGCTGCTGTGCTTCCAGGTGGGGGAGATGTTCCACGGCAGCGGTTTCGTCGCCGCCTTTGCCGGCGGTCTGGCTTTTGCGGCGCTGGCGCAGCGAAGCGGCGCGGAGGTGCCGCACCAGGTGCCGGATGCCGCCGGGCATCTCCTGGAGTTGTTGGTGTTCGCGCTCTTCGGTGGGGCCGCGATGATCATCGCTTGGCGCGAGGCCGACTGGCGAGTGGTGCTGTTCGCCGTGACGGCGGTGTTCGTGGTCCGGGTGGTCGCGGTATGGCTGGCGCTGCTGCGCACCGAGATGCCCGTGCGCAGCCGACTGTTCATCGGGTGGTTCGGCCCGCGTGGCATCGGCACCGTGGTGCTCGGGTTACTTGTGGTCAAGGAAGGCGCCATCGAACAGATTGACCTCATCACCCAGACCGTGGTGGTGACCGTGACACTGAGTCTGGTGGTGCACAGTGCGACGGCGCCGCTGGGCATTCGGTTCGTCCAGCGGGACCGACTGGCGCCCCGGCATTGACATGTCGACACGGGCATCCGGCCCCGCTGGTGTGATGAGTGCTCTACGCTCAGCGGCTATGAGAGCGGCAGTGGCACTGGCTGGGGCATTGGTGGCAACAGCGATCGGGATGGCCCCCGCAGCGCAGGCCGACCAGATCGGCTACCTGGTCAACGTCACGGTCAAGCCGGGGTACAACTTCCCGAATGCCGACGCCGCACTGCAGTACGGCAACCTGCTGTGCGACCGGATCCGCGGCGGCGAGCCCTACCCGATGCTGGCCCGCTCGATCAAAGACTATTTCCACACCGATGAGTACGGCGCGTCGTACCTGCTGAGCCAGGCCACCGGTGAACTGTGCCCGGCGCAGATCTGGGCGCTGCGGCAGTCGGCCGGCGGCTACACACCCCAGCCCTAGACGGGAGTTGGGCGTGATTCCGACCGCTCAGCGGTCGGAATCACGCCCAAGTCGCTCTCAGTCGCCGTCTTTGACCTTGGCCATGGCCAGCACGTCCAGGCGCTTGTCCAGCTCGGCCTCGGACAGCTTGTCGCCGATCAGGCCCCGGTCGATGACCGTCTGCCGGATGGTCTTCTTCTCCTTGAGGGCCTGCTTGGCCACCGCGGCGGCCTCCTCGTAGCCGATCGCCGAGTTCAGCGGCGTCACGATCGACGGCGACGACTCGGCCAACTCCAGCAGATGCGCCTCGTTGGCCACCAGACCATCGATGCAGCGACCGGCGAACAGTTTGGAGACGTTGGCCAGCAGCGTGAACGACTCGAGAATGTTGCGGGCCATCATCGGGATGTAGACGTTGAGCTCGAAGGCGCCGGAGAGGCCACCGACGGTGACGGCCGCGTCGTTGCCGATCACCTGGGCGGCCACCTGGGTGACGGCCTCGGGGATGACGGGGTTGACCTTGCCCGGCATGATCGAGCTGCCCGGCTGCAGGTCGGGCAGTTGCAGCTCGCCGAGGCCGGTCAGCGGACCCGAGCCCATCCAGCGGATGTCGTTGGCGATCTTGGTCAGTGACACCGCGATGGTCTTCAACGCACCGGACGCCTCGACCAGGCCGTCGCGTGCTGCCTGAGCCTCGAAATGGTCCTCGGCTACCCGCAATTCGGCCAGCCCGGTGTCGGCCACCAGCACCTCGACCACCTTGGGGCCGAAGTCGTCGGGGGCGTTGAGGCCGGTGCCGACGGCGGTGCCGCCGATGGCGAGCTCACCAAGGCGCGGCAGTGTCGCCTTCACTCTCTCGATGCCGGCCTGCACCTGGCGGGCGTAGCCGCCGAACTCCTGGCCCAGAGTCACCGGCACGGCATCCATCAGATGGGTGCGGCCGGACTTGACCGTGGTGCGCCACTGCTTGGCCTTGGCCGCCAGCGACTCGTGCAGTACCTCCAGGGCCGGAATCAGATGCCGCACAGCGGCTTCCGTGGCGGCGATGTGCGTGGCGGTGGGGAACGTGTCATTGGAGCTCTGCGACATGTTCACGTGGTCGTTGGGGTGCACCGTCACGCCGTGCGCCGCCGCGATGGAGGCGATGACCTCGTTGGCGTTCATGTTGGAGCTGGTGCCCGAGCCGGTCTGGAAGACGTCGATGGGGAACTGGTCGTCGTGCAACCCCTCGGCGATCTCGCCGGCGGCGGCGATGATCGCGTCGGCCTTCTCGGCGTCGAGTAGTCCGAGGTCTTTGTTGACCTGGGCGCACGCTGCCTTCAGCAGGCCCAGTGCGCGGATCTGGGTGCGCTCCAGGCCCCGGCCGGAGATCGGGAAGTTCTCCACGGCGCGTTGGGTCTGGGCGCGCCACAGCGCGTTCTTGGGGACGCGCACTTCACCCATGGTGTCGTGCTCGATGCGGTACTCGACGGCGTCGTCGGCGGTCATTGGCTCCCTTTGCTCTGTTTTTACGGAAGTGGATGGGCGGCGGTCTTGTCCCCGGTGAAGTTCACCGCGGAGTACTCGTTGAGTTTGGACAGCCGGTGGTAGGCCTCGATCATGCGGACGGTGCCCGACTTGGAGCGCATCACGATGGACTGCGTGGTGCAGCCGCCGCCGAAGAACCGCACGCCCTTGAGCAGGTCACCGTCGGTGACGCCGGTGGCGCAGAAGAAGACGTTCTCACCCGAGACCAGGTCCTCGGTGCTCAGCACCCGATCCAGGTCGTAGCCGCGGTCGATGGCCTTCTGGCGCTCGTCGTCGTCGGTGGGGGCCAGCTTCGCCTGGATGGCGCCACCCATGCAGCGAATGGCGGCTGCGGCGATGATGCCCTCCGGCGTACCGCCGATGCCGACGAGCATGTCGGTGCCCGAGTCCGGCCGGCAGGCCGAGATGGCACCGGCGACGTCACCGTCGGAGATCAGCCGGATGCGGGCGCCGGCCTGACGCACCTCGTCCATCAGCTTGGCGTGCCGGGGCCGGTCCAGGATGCACACCGTGACGTCGGCGACCGACGCCTTGCGCACCTTCGCGATGCGCTGGATGTTCGCCGCGATGGGCGAGGTGATGTCGATGAAGTCCGCGACGTCGGGCCCGACGGCGATCTTGTGCATGTAGAACACGGCCGACGGGTCGAACATCGCCCCGCGTTCGGCCACCGCGAGCACCGAGATGGCATTCGGCATGCCCTTGCTCATCAGCGTGGTGCCGTCCACCGGGTCGACGGCGAAGTCGCAGTCCGGCCCGTCGCCGTTGCCCACCTCTTCGCCGTTGTAGAGCATCGGGGCGTTGTCCTTCTCGCCCTCACCGATCACCACCACGCCGCGCATCGACACCGAATTGACCAGCTCACGCATGGCGTCGACGGCCGCGCCGTCGCCGCCTTCCTTGTCTCCGCGTCCCACCCAGCGGCCTGCGGCCATGGCGCCGGCCTCGGTGACACGCACCAGTTCGAGGGCGAGGTTGCGGTCAGGGGCTTCGCGGCGGCGGGTGGGCTGCTCGGACGGTGCACTCATGAGCAGTCATTGTCCCAGAAGCCGACACCGCCGTGGGAGCTGGGATACTGGTCGTCGTGACGACGGAACCGCAGCAGACGCCGGGTGACGCGGGCCAGGCGGTCCCGGCACTCAAAGAGGCCAAGCCGCGGCTGCTGCAGGACGGTCGTGACATGTTCTGGTCCATGGCACCGCTGGTGCTGGGCTGCATCCTGCTGGCCGGTCTGCTGGGCATGTGTTCGTTCCAGCCCAGCGGGCCCACCCAGGGCTCCGTCCCGACCTACGACGCCGAGGCAGCGCTGGGCTCCGATGCGCAGACGCTGGGGTTTCCGGTCCGGCTGCCGAAGCTACCGGAGGGCTGGCAGGCCAACTCCGGCAAGCGTGACGGCCTCGACTCGGCGCGCACCGATCCGGCAACCGGCCAGCGCACCCGTGCGCTGCTGTCGAACGTCGGCTACCTGACGCCGGACACCAAGTTCATGAGCCTGACCCAGAGCAACGCCGACGAGGACCGGCTGGTCGCCTCGATCCTGCCCGGCGCGTACCCGACCGGTGCCGTCGACGTCGGCGGCCGCCAGTGGGTGGTTTACCAGGCGGTCTCCGAAAACGGCCGCGACGAACCGCTGTGGACCACCAGAATCGGATCCACCCAGTTGGCCATCACCGGAGCTGGGTCGCCGGAGCAGTTCCATACGCTGGCCGAAGCCACGCAGTCGCAGTCCCCGCTGCCTGACGCCTAGGCCGGTCGGCAAGAAGGAGACACATGTGAGCGCACCCGAAGCCGATCTGACGGGCTGGACGTGCGCGCCGTTCACGGGCGGCGGCTACACCCACGACGTCTACCGCAAGGGTGCGGGCCCGGGAGTGGTGCTGATCCCGGAGATGCCGGGATTGCATCCCGGTGTCCTGGCGCTGGGAAACCACCTCGTCGACAACGGGTTCACCGTGGCGGCCCCGTCGCTGTTCGGTACCCCGGGGCGTCCGGCGCTGCACCCGTCGGCGGTGCCGACCCTGGTGCGGGGCTGCATCGCCAAGGAGTTCTCCGCATTCGCGACCGACAAACAGCGGCCGGTGGCCATGTTCCTGCGCGCGCTGGCCCGCGACCTGAACGCGAACACGCCGGGCAAGGGAGTCGGCGTCATCGGACAGTGCTTCACCGGTGGGTTCGCGTTGGCGGCCGCAGTCGACGAGAGCGTGCTGGCGCCGGTGCTGAGTCAGCCGTCGCTGCCACTGCCGCTGACGCCGAAGCAGCGCCGCGATCCCGGGGTCTCCGAAGGTGAGCTGGAGATCATCTCCCAACGCGCCGCCACCGAGGGGCTCTGCGCGCTGGGCCTACGGTTCAGTGAGGACTGGATGAGCCCTGGGGACCGTTTCGTCAGTTTGAAGAAGCGACTGGGCGACGCCTTCGAGGTCATCGAAATCAATTCGGGCCCAGGCAATTCCGGCGGGTTCTCGAGGGCAGCCCATTCGGTGCTCACCGATCAGGTGCGTGAGGTCGACGGACACCCGGCCTACGAGGCGCGAAAACGCGTCGTCGAATTTCTGGTCGAACGGCTCGGCTAACCCCGCGGCAGTGGCGTTTTGCCCGTGCGGTCCACCTGGCGAGAGAAGTTCCAGGCGGACCGCACGGCCCCTCTAATCAAGTACCGATCAGCGAACGTTCACGCTGACAGTGGGTTTGGAACGCAGGTCGACGAACGTGGAGACGATGTTCGCGTCGTAGAGTGGCGCATCCGACAGCCGCTTGACGACAACGTGATAGCCCTGGCTCTCCAACTCGGCGATGGTGTCCTGGGCGTTGCCCACCGCGGTGGGAGCTGCCAACGCAGGGGCGGCAAAGCTCAGGGTTGCCGCGGTCAGCGCTGATCCGATGGCGATGGCAGTGGCGGGCCTGTTCATGATCTGCGCTTCTCTCCTGGGCGACGCGATTTCAATCCGTTCTATGGTTGTTCAACGGGCAGTCCGGTGCGCTGATTTCCGATTGGCAGTGATTGCGCCAGAGCTGGCAGCAATTGGGCGCCCAAAGCGGGCGACCCGCGCAAGCAGTTTCGAGTTGCGCGGGAGTTGGAACAAATTTAACTTGGACCCATCAGCCCCTTGATCTGCGCTCAACGGCGACTCGCGGTGATCGGCTGACTCGCCGCGCGCCAGCCAGCCGGCAAGACCTAGGGAGTGGTCATGGAGACAGCTGATTTGCAGGATGTCCTGCGTCGGCTGGACCGTCTGGAATCCGAAAGCGCAGTGCGAGCGGTCAAGGCGCACTATATGCAGTGGGCTGATGAGAAACGCCGTCTCGGCATGGGCGAACTGTTCTGGGAAGACGCCGTGTGGGAGGAACTCGACCTCACCGGCCAGACCGTTCCCGGGGCGCGCTGGGACGGACGCGACGCGATCGCGCAGATGTTCAACGAGAGCCCGGAGCGGCTGCACTTCACCGTTCACTATCTGATGAACGAAGAGATCACCGTGACCGGCGATACCGCCGTTGGTCGGTGGAAACTGTTGGAGCCCTGCACTGTTCGTGACGAAACCGCAGTATGGCAGGGCGGCCACTACGTCGACGACTTCGAACGCCGCGACGGCGTCTGGAAGATCAGGCACCTACGGCTGACTCTGGACTTCCAGACCCCGTACCACGATGGTTGGCTACGGACGCCGTTCCTCGAGAGCGTGCAGTCATGACGACCGGGCGGGCCGGCGTCGACGACCCTCTGCGGGTACACCAGGGTTTCCGCCTTGACCGCGGGTCCTGATCAGCGCTGAGTTCTGCCTGCTGACCGTGGTGGTGCCGGTGCCGACGTCTCGGCGTGCGCCACATTTTCACCTTCTTCCCGGCGACTGACGACAGCCTGACAGTCAGCGCCGGTACCTCTGCATCCTGCTTTGCCCAAAGGGCGCTTCGTGCAGGACTTTTCATACCTACTTTCCGATTGGGAAACTCATGCCAGAGCAGATCGTTGGGGTGACCGATGGCGACACAGTCACCTATCCCAGTGGTTGCAGTGTTGTCGACTCCGGATTGATCGCCGACAATTCCGCAGCGGCCGGTGGCGGGTCGGGCGCATTGTCACGCGGCTCGGCCGCGTCGGCGGGCGGAATGTGGATGGGGGTCAGCAAGCTCCCGCCCGGGCATTCGTCGGTGCCGCACCATCACGCCGACCAGACATCGCTGGTGTGCATTGTCGGAGGTGCCATGCGCTTTCGTGTGCACGGACCTGACGGCGTCGAGGAGTTCTCCGCCTCCGCTGGCCAGATCGCAGTCATACCAGGCGGTTTGGTGCACGAGGAGTTCAACGACCTCGACGTCGAATGCCTCTGCGTGGTGACTCGCAACAGCGAGAAGCCGATTGTCCGCAACGTCTGAGACCACCTGACAGTCCAACCAGGAGCCCTTCAGTGAACGAGATCCCACCCCTGGTCCGTGATGTCCTCGACCGCCTCGGACTGCCCGAGGCCGACGTCACCACCGCCCGCACCATGCCCACCGAGGTCTACACCTCCGAAGAGTTCTACGACTTCGAGAAAGAGGCCATCTTCGCCAAGGAGTGGCTGTGCCTCGGCCACGTCAGCCAGATCCCCGACATCGGCGACTATTTCTCCATCACCGTCGGAGACGAACCATTGATCGTCACTCGTGACAACGACGGCGCGGTCCGGGTGATGTCGTCGATCTGCCAGCACCGCGGATATCCGGTGGTGGACACCAGCGAGACCGGCAACACCAAACAGTTCCGCTGTCCGTACCACTACTGGGCGTACGGGCTGGACGGTGAACTGGTGGCCGCGCCGGAGATGAAAGAAACCTGCCCCATCG
Coding sequences within:
- a CDS encoding glycine hydroxymethyltransferase, with amino-acid sequence MSVESDSYVAPGADYAATASEAYQAALRVIESVEPRVADATRKELADQRDSLKLIASENYASPAVLLTMGTWFSDKYAEGTVGHRFYAACQNVDTVEALAAEHARELFGAPYAYAQPHSGIDANLVAYWAILAAKVEAPGLADLGAKHVNDLSEADWESLRAKLGNQRLLGMSLDTGGHLTHGFRPNISGKMFHQRQYGTDPETGLLDYDAVAAAAREFKPLVLVAGYSAYPRRVNFAKMREIADEVGAVLFVDMAHFAGLVAGKVFTGDENPVPHAHITTTTTHKSLRGPRGGLVLATEEFAPFVDKGCPMVLGGPLSHVMAAKAVALAEARAPEFAVYAQRVADNAKALADGFLKRGAKLVTGGTDNHLVLLDVTSFGLTGRQAESALLDSGVVTNRNAVPNDPNGAWYTSGIRFGSPALTSRGFGADDFDRVAELVVEVLSHTQPEGTSKAKYSIADGVAAKVHAAASELLAANPLYPGLQL
- a CDS encoding polysaccharide deacetylase family protein; translation: MLWLAPTAAADDVDCSVHKCVALTFDDGPGPYTDRLLQVLAADDARATFFLVGDKVAADPLAAKRIADAGMEIGNHTWSHPDLTTLPAAEVAAQLSSTTDALVQATGVRPAVMRPGFGMINDAVLAEVGRQGMAAINWDVVPYDWINDTDIAASRAILMEQIRPGSVVLLHDTFASTVDLVAQFLPVLRANGYHLVTVSDLLGPRVPGSNYGGRDNGPPARVLQDMP
- a CDS encoding PhoH family protein, with amino-acid sequence MTNSLVRTYVLDTSVLLSDPWACTRFAEHEVIVPLVVISELEAKRHHHELGWFARQALRMFDDLRLEHGRLDQPIPVGTQGGTLQVELNHSDPSVLPMGFRTETNDARILTCAANLAAEGKLVTLVSKDIPLRVKAGAVGLAADEYHAQDVVTSGWTGMAELDVAAEDIDSMFTDGEIDLESARDLPCHTGVRLLGGSSSALGRVNPDKRVQLVRGDREVFGLRGRSAEQRVALDLLLDESVGIVSLGGKAGTGKSALALCAGLEAVLERRTQRKVVVFRPLYAVGGQDLGYLPGSESDKMGPWAQAVFDTLEGLASPAVLEEVLSRGMLEVLPLTHIRGRSLHDSFVIVDEAQSLERNVLLTVLSRLGSGSRVVLTHDVAQRDNLRVGRHDGVAAVIEKLKGHPLFAHITLLRSERSPIAALVTEMLEEISPGALP
- a CDS encoding cation:proton antiporter domain-containing protein; its protein translation is MTAESAFALTLLVLAYAVVSGIVVKWYVAPALIFVVAGLGLGPFGLNVIEVDYDAGTFTILAQLALTVILFNQAAELDLRNVLRRGHFSLRLILVGIPLTLVMGTVTALLILPVMPVWEAVCLAAIVAPSEVALIEALLEDRRIPESVRHAMSMESGCYDGFALAALFAGLALATDRSEADTPGWGWFLIKAEFLSLGAGALVGLLGGLAVASSYRRGWISEIWAQLATLALALLCFQVGEMFHGSGFVAAFAGGLAFAALAQRSGAEVPHQVPDAAGHLLELLVFALFGGAAMIIAWREADWRVVLFAVTAVFVVRVVAVWLALLRTEMPVRSRLFIGWFGPRGIGTVVLGLLVVKEGAIEQIDLITQTVVVTVTLSLVVHSATAPLGIRFVQRDRLAPRH
- a CDS encoding acyl-ACP desaturase — protein: MAETPVANTLTLELEPVVAENYQRHVDSAHEWFAHDYVPFDQGKNFAFLGGTDWDQSEVTLPKHIVDALEILLITKDNLAAYHRELVEHFILEWKWGRWLGRWTAEEHLHAVVLRNYLVVTRNCDPTANEDVRVEHVMKGYRADQFSQIETLVFMALFEREHAVFCRRLAEQIEDPVLKGMVEKIAIDEERHELFFSNLVRWCLEFDDVETIRAIAARAAALQVPGADIDAYADKRALVADSGIFGPDQLRQVISDEIVALGLGDEPQLAEFVTR
- a CDS encoding DUF732 domain-containing protein → MRAAVALAGALVATAIGMAPAAQADQIGYLVNVTVKPGYNFPNADAALQYGNLLCDRIRGGEPYPMLARSIKDYFHTDEYGASYLLSQATGELCPAQIWALRQSAGGYTPQP